Part of the Candidatus Saccharimonadales bacterium genome, ACCGTCAACGGGCTGATCAATCTTGACTTCGCTGATGTCAAAGCCGTCATGAGTAATGCCGGTTCGGCACTGATGGGTATTGGCCGCGCCAGTGGTGAGAACCGTGCCGTCCAAGCGGCGCAGCAGGCGATCGATTCGCCGCTGCTTGAGGTCTCGATTGACGGCGCCCGCGGCATTCTCTTTAACATAATCGGCGGCAATGATCTCGGCATGCACGAAATTAACACTGCTGCCGAAACAATCACGGCTGCCGCTGATCCGGAAGCCAATATCATCTTCGGTGCGACCATTAACCCGGATCTAGAAGGCGAGATGATTATTACCGTTGTCGCCACTGGGTTTGATGCTGCTTATTATACTAAGCGCAGCGCTGCCAGCGAGCTCGGACTCGGGCCATCGGTGGCAGCCCGGCCAGTTGCCCCGGCCATAGCTGACGGATTACATAATTCAGCTCCGCTGCGTAGTGATGACAGTGTCATGTCTAGCCTCGATATGGATCTCGACGACCCAGCACCCCAGGATGATAGCTTTACCAGTGACACACCGATGCCGAATATTTGGGCAATTGATGACGACAGTCAGAATATACCTCAGCATGACAGCCATCATGATGCGCCGACGCAGCAACCAGCTTCGACGTCGTTATTCGGACCTGACAATACTGAAGATGAACTCGAGCGTCCTTCATTCCTGCGCCGCTTGCGCGGACGCCGCAAAAGCGAGACTGACAAGAACGACAATCAATCGACGATTTCTCCGTCTGATCCTGATATAAAATAAGTGCCCATCGTAGGCATAAGCGTAATAATTAATACAGCAGATTTTTGGCCTTCTGGTCTTGAAATACGCTAGCTGTAGGGTTATGCTTATAAAGCTAACACCACATGTAGTAAAAAATGCATGCAGGCTCGCACATTGGAAATTGAGATGTTAATGGGTACTTGAGGCTAAGCTGGCTCGGGATGTTTGGACTACGGCACATCGGAAGCGCCAGATGTGCCACCATGTGGCGCACATCTGGTGACCCGTACGTGCCAAAAGCCAAACGTGCCGACGGCAGCGCAGTAAAAAAAGGGGTATGAATATGAAATGCACCCAATGTCAGCTTCACGATACGAAGGTAATTGAGTCGCGCGACGTTTCAGACGGCGAAGCCATTCGCCGCCGGCGATTGTGTCCGGATTGCAATTATAGGTTTACGACCTACGAGCGCTTGGAGCGGCCGCAGCTGATCGTCATCAAAAATGACGGCACACGGCAGCTATTCAGCCGGGACAAGCTGCTGGCCGGACTGTACAGAGCTTGTGAGAAGACAACCGTGACCAGCATGCAAGTCGAGCGGATCGTTAGCGATATTGAGCAAGCATTGTATGCCTGTGGCGATAACGAAGTCGGATCAGGCAAGGTCGGCAACCTAGTGATGGAACGGCTGTCGCTCGTCAACGAAGTCGCTTATGTCCGGTTTGCCAGCGTCTACCGCCGGTTCAAGGACATATCGAGCTTCGAGCAGGAATTATCGCTGCTGAAAGGCAGGGATAAGGCGCATGATACGCCGGATCGTGAACAGAAATTGGATACCATCAAAGACTAAGTTCTTTGATGGCTCTCCCGGGTCTTTTATAGATATAAAAGATGTAGGAGAGCTATCGTCAAAGCCAAAGCCGCACAGAGTGCACGCTGCGTCAGTGACGAAACTCTAACAAAAACAACAAAATTATTGAGGGGTTCGACCGAGTGTGAGAGCTCGCCGGATTATAACAAGAGGGGAACAGGTATAAGTATGGGACAAGCAGCAAGCAGAACCGAAGCAGAGCGGATATACGGAAGGCTCTTTACGAAGCCACAGACCAAGGCATATGACAGCCTGACATGGAACAAACTTGATTCAGTTATTATGAATCCGATGACGCAGCAGCCCGTGTTTGAGCAGCTCGGTGTCGAATTTCCAGAAGGTTGGAGCCAGAATGCTATCAACATCGTTGCTCAAAAGTACTTTACTGGTACACCCGGCACTGACGAGCGTGAATCATCACTCAAAGATCTTATCAACCGTGTCGCCGATACTGTTGTGCGCCAGGGTTTGCAGGAAGGTTACTTCGTCAGCGAAACAGAAGCCGAAGATTACCGTGAAGAACTGAAGTACGTGCTGGCAACCCAGCGAGCGGCATTCAACAGCCCGGTATGGTTCAATATCGGCGCCGCGGAGCGGGCACAACAGGCCAGCGCCTGTTTCATCCTGGGCGTGCAGGACACTATGGATTCCATCCTCAACTGGTACACCGAAGAAGGTATGATCTTCAAGGGCGGCTCCGGCTCCGGCATTAACCTTAGCAATATCCGCTCCAGCGTCGAGCCGCTCAGCAAATCCGGTGGTACAGCCAGCGGCCCGCTCAGCTTCATGCGCGGTGCCGACAGCTCTGCTGGCGCCATTAAGAGTGGTGGTAAAACCCGCCGGGCAGCTAAAATGGTGATCCTGAATGTTGACCACCCGGATATCCTTGATTTCATCCGCTGTAAGATGATTGAAGAGCGCAAAGCCCGCGCCCTCGAGGCAGCTGGCTTCGATATGACGCTCGATGGCAAAGACATTTTCTCTGTTCAGTATCAGAACGCCAACAACTCGGTACGCGTCACTGACGACTTCATGAAAGCCGTCGAAGCTGATGCCGACTGGGACCTGAAGGCGGTTCAGACTGGTAAGACCGTTAAGACCATTAAGGCCCGAGACATCATGCGCGCCTTTAGTGAAGCTGCCTGGGAATGCGCCGATCCTGGTATGCAATTCGATACCGTCATTAATGAGTGGCACACCACGCCGAAGGCTGGCCGTATCAACGGATCAAACCCTTGCAGCGAATATATGCACCTCGATAACTCGGCCTGTAACCTGGCGAGCCTGAATTTGCTCAAATTCTTGAAGGACGACGGCTCATTCGACATCAAATCATTCATCCACACCGTTGAACTGATGTTTACGGCCCAGGAAATTCTGGTCGGCTACAGTGATTATCCGACCGCAAGTATCACCAAAAACGCCCGCGCCTACCGCGAGCTCGGTATTGGCTACGCCAACTTGGGCGCGCTGTTGATGGCCCAGGGACTGGCCTATGACTCCGACGAAGGCCGGGCGCAGGCAGCGGCTATTACGGCACTCCTGACTGGCCAAGCCTATGCGACAAGTGCCCGGATGGCACAAAAGGTCGGACCATTTGCCGGCTTCCATAAGGACCGCGAAGGTATGCTGCGTGTTCTGCGCAAGCACCGCGAGGCTGTATCGAACATCAACGCTGGTCTCGTACAGGAAGAACTGCTCAGCGCTGCAGCCAGTGCCTGGGATGATGCTGTCGAGCTCGGTGAGCTCTACGGCGTGCGCAACTCGCAGGCTTCAGTCCTGGCGCCAACAGGTACGATCGGTCTGATGATGGACTGCGATACCACCGGCATCGAGCCTGATCTCGGCCTGGTAAAATTCAAGAAGCTTGTCGGCGGCGGCACGATGAACATCGTCAACCAGACAGTGCCGCGGGCCTTGACGGCACTTGGTTACCGGCCGGCAGAAGTTGACGCTATCGTGCAGTATGTCGATACGGAAAAGACGATTGTCGGTGCACCACACCTGTTGCCTGAACACCTCAATGTCTTTGCTTGTTCAATGGGTGACAACAGCATTCACTATCTCGGTCACGTCAAGATGATGGCGGCTGTCCAGCCCTTCATATCAGGGGCG contains:
- the ftsZ gene encoding cell division protein FtsZ; the protein is MPQAVDPAIETFARIKVIGVGGAGGAAINRMVEAGIESVEFIVINTDAQALHHSKAAVKIHIGKDTTRGLGAGANPGVGEEAAKESHDEIKKAIEGADMVFITLGAGGGTGSGAGHVVAQIARDMDILVVGFATKPFAFEGEKRRRNADIAIENLRKSVDTLITIPNDRLLQTIDRQTPLLDAFKVADDVLRQGVQGISDLITVNGLINLDFADVKAVMSNAGSALMGIGRASGENRAVQAAQQAIDSPLLEVSIDGARGILFNIIGGNDLGMHEINTAAETITAAADPEANIIFGATINPDLEGEMIITVVATGFDAAYYTKRSAASELGLGPSVAARPVAPAIADGLHNSAPLRSDDSVMSSLDMDLDDPAPQDDSFTSDTPMPNIWAIDDDSQNIPQHDSHHDAPTQQPASTSLFGPDNTEDELERPSFLRRLRGRRKSETDKNDNQSTISPSDPDIK
- the nrdR gene encoding transcriptional regulator NrdR produces the protein MKCTQCQLHDTKVIESRDVSDGEAIRRRRLCPDCNYRFTTYERLERPQLIVIKNDGTRQLFSRDKLLAGLYRACEKTTVTSMQVERIVSDIEQALYACGDNEVGSGKVGNLVMERLSLVNEVAYVRFASVYRRFKDISSFEQELSLLKGRDKAHDTPDREQKLDTIKD
- a CDS encoding vitamin B12-dependent ribonucleotide reductase, with the protein product MGQAASRTEAERIYGRLFTKPQTKAYDSLTWNKLDSVIMNPMTQQPVFEQLGVEFPEGWSQNAINIVAQKYFTGTPGTDERESSLKDLINRVADTVVRQGLQEGYFVSETEAEDYREELKYVLATQRAAFNSPVWFNIGAAERAQQASACFILGVQDTMDSILNWYTEEGMIFKGGSGSGINLSNIRSSVEPLSKSGGTASGPLSFMRGADSSAGAIKSGGKTRRAAKMVILNVDHPDILDFIRCKMIEERKARALEAAGFDMTLDGKDIFSVQYQNANNSVRVTDDFMKAVEADADWDLKAVQTGKTVKTIKARDIMRAFSEAAWECADPGMQFDTVINEWHTTPKAGRINGSNPCSEYMHLDNSACNLASLNLLKFLKDDGSFDIKSFIHTVELMFTAQEILVGYSDYPTASITKNARAYRELGIGYANLGALLMAQGLAYDSDEGRAQAAAITALLTGQAYATSARMAQKVGPFAGFHKDREGMLRVLRKHREAVSNINAGLVQEELLSAAASAWDDAVELGELYGVRNSQASVLAPTGTIGLMMDCDTTGIEPDLGLVKFKKLVGGGTMNIVNQTVPRALTALGYRPAEVDAIVQYVDTEKTIVGAPHLLPEHLNVFACSMGDNSIHYLGHVKMMAAVQPFISGAISKTVNMPEDASVEDIEQLHLDSWKMGLKAVAIYRDNCKVAQPLSMMKKGGDANNNTAAPEASATASDDAATAGDKIIVRGAVRRKLPRVRNGKTYKFQISDLEGYFTVGEYEDGTPGELFISVSKQGSTLSGLMDSFAISVSHGLQYGVPLKSYVKTLRGTSFAPSGITDDDDIRTASSITDYIVRRLALDYLSFDDRLELGLASFDDMPSDEQVSLLDEPADQVTIDPSKGDTADRNAGPNPLTNAESGAAAKPAQVALAAKLPAAASRIQSPAVNTAPGLSSADAKLNSGDSTAPLCYNCGNQTQRAGSCYVCSSCGSTTGCS